The following coding sequences are from one Brassica napus cultivar Da-Ae unplaced genomic scaffold, Da-Ae ScsIHWf_1459;HRSCAF=2050, whole genome shotgun sequence window:
- the LOC106398396 gene encoding protein BREAST CANCER SUSCEPTIBILITY 2 homolog B-like isoform X1, with protein MSTWQLLPDSSGDGFRWDAGGRILQSGKSDSPATTAPPLPSMADLLLRGCSKLIEPEESKPTMFTTALGKSVALKDSSLSRAKSILSDSDDVALSRESGFGVPNSCFQTASNKKVNVSSAGMARAKALLGLEEEDEFSVFKHVNHRLPSSHQQQHGLRTPETFGAEHRSVTPGGHNVSGKRCEILSSSPKVPQTKFQTAGGRSLSVSVEALNRARSLLGDPELGPFFDDVDHFVTPQKDKWIGGDIAHESNKHTSNSFISPLQSSSKQFRSVKLEDVASGVNLIKKFDAAVDETHGNTPLASDKAVTNTMGTGFIPRSSQFGRQAHQPLVDITNRNDIAHANSNNRQESSQKKRLGKTVSVPPFKRPRTSSFKTPLMKNDQHPSNGFSVVSCDTQYSKRVLSTRTEERSPRIYIKDYFGMRPRATTKMAVPEHVRRIKSSNADKYAFGDVSSSSVVGAETFHQMLAESGASLQCASREWVTNHYRWIVWKLACYETYYPAKCRGNFLTITNVLQELRYRYEREVNHGHCSAIMRILSGDAPASSMMVLCISAINPETRETHGSDSGNNVKIELTDGWYSINAALDVMLRKQLNAGKLFIGQKLRILGAGLSGWSTPTSPLEAAISNTIYLLLHINGTYRAHWADRLGFCKEVGVPLALNCIKCNGGPVPKMLAGITRIYPILYKEKLGEKKSVVRSERMEWRMIELHNQRRSDLIEGLICEYQGGINGVDSQNDTDSKEGAKLFKLLESAAEPDFLMADMSMEELNCFNRYKEKFEAAMEKKMEKSVAKALEDAGLGERDVTPFMRIRLVGLTSLSYDGHPNPKEAILTIWNPTETQRTELTEGKIYAMKGLVPMNIDSETLYLHAKGSSSRLQPLSPKASERFQPFFNPRKSMSLLDLGEIPLGSEFDMAAYVVYVGNAYTDVDQKKQWVFVTDGSLQYSDSGKIANRLLAISFRTSSMDDLHSPLISHNLVGSVVGFCNLIKRAKDVENDMWVCEAMENSDYFLNADAPCPSHLKTSSGHIQIWANLSFSKSVRSLSIIYYIIFYQMHR; from the exons ATGTCGACGTGGCAGCTATTACCCGATTCAAGCGGCGACGGTTTCCGGTGGGATGCAGGTGGCCGGATTCTTCAGTCTGGCAAATCCGATTCTCCGGCAACCACAGCTCCCCCTCTACCTTCCATGGCGGATCTCTTGCTCCGAG GATGCTCGAAACTTATAGAACCAGAGGAATCGAAGCCAACAATGTTCACGACTGCTCTGGGCAAATCTGTTGCTCTTAAAGACTCTTCGCTTTCCAGAGCCAAATCGATTTTATCAGATTCAG acgatgtcgctctctcCAGGGAGAGTGGGTTTGGTGTTCCCAACTCTTGTTTCCAGACTGCTTCTAACAAGAAGGTTAACGTGTCTTCTGCTGGTATGGCAAGAGCCAAGGCATTGTTAGgactagaagaagaagatgagtttAGTGTATTCAAACACGTGAACCACCGTTTGCCTTCTTCCCACCAGCAGCAACATGGGTTAAGGACTCCTGAGACGTTTGGTGCTGAGCATCGTTCTGTAACTCCAGGAGGACATAATGTATCTGGGAAAAGATGTGAAATTTTGAGTTCATCTCCAAAGGTTCCTcaaacaaagtttcaaactgCTGGTGGGAGATCATTGTCAGTGTCAGTCGAAGCCTTGAATCGTGCCAGAAGCCTTCTTGGGGACCCTGAGTTAGGGCCTTTCTTTGACGATGTTGATCACTTTGTTACACCCCAGAAAGATAAATGGATAGGTGGTGATATTGCTCATGAGAGCAACAAGCATACATCTAATAGTTTCATATCTCCTCTTCAATCTTCTTCAAAGCAATTCAGATCAGTCAAATTGGAGGACGTAGCTTCCGGGGTTAATTTGATCAAGAAATTTGATGCGGCTGTTGATGAGACACATGGTAACACGCCTTTAGCATCTGATAAGGCAGTTACTAATACCATGGGAACCGGTTTCATTCCAAGATCTTCACAATTTGGAAGGCAAGCTCACCAGCCACTTGTCGATATCACAAATCGCAATGATATAGCTCATGCTAACAGTAACAATAGACAAGAAAGTAGCCAAAAGAAAAGACTGGGAAAGACAGTCTCCGTTCCTCCTTTTAAAAGGCCGAGAACCTCCTCCTTTAAAACTCCTCTAATGAAAAATGACCAGCATCCTTCAAATG GTTTTTCTGTAGTATCTTGTGATACACAATATTCCAAAAGGGTGCTTTCTACAAGAACTGAAGAAAGGTCTCCAAGAATATATATCAAGGATTATTTTGGAATGCGTCCAAGAGCTACGACCAAG ATGGCTGTGCCAGAACATGTCAGACGAATCAAATCAAGTAATGCAGATAAATATGCATTTGGTGATGTCTCTTCTTCAAGTGTGGTGGGAGCTGAAACTTTTCATCAGATGTTGGCAGAATCTGGTGCTTCCTTACAATGTGCATCTAGAGA GTGGGTCACCAATCACTACAGGTGGATAGTTTGGAAACTCGCATGCTACGAGACATACTACCCAGCCAAATGCAGAGGAAACTTTCTGACGATCACCAATGTCCTCCAGGAACTAAGATATAG ATATGAGAGAGAGGTCAATCATGGTCACTGCTCTGCAATAATGAGGATTCTGAGTGGTGATGCTCCAGCTTCTTCAATGATGGTGCTCTGCATATCTGCTATTAATCCAGAGACTCGAGAAACACATGGTTCTGATAGTGGCAACAATGTGAAAATAGAACTCACTGATGGGTG GTACTCGATAAATGCTGCTCTGGATGTCATGCTGCGAAAACAGCTGAATGCTGGAAAATTGTTTATTGGGCAGAAGCTTCGG ATTCTTGGGGCAGGACTTTCTGGCTGGAGTACCCCAACATCACCTCTTGAG GCAGCGATTTCGAATACAATCTATTTGTTGTTGCATATTAATGGGACATACAGAGCTCACTGGGCGGACCGACTAGGATTCT gTAAAGAAGTTGGTGTCCCTCTGGCTCTCAACTGTATCAAGTGCAATGGGGGCCCTGTGCCTAAAATGTTAGCTGGAATTACACGAATATACCCTATCCTATACAAGGAAAA GTTAGGTGAAAAGAAGTCAGTAGTTCGATCAGAGAGGATGGAATGGAGAATGATCGAGCTGCATAACCAGAG GCGCTCAGATCTTATAGAGGGTCTTATATGTGAGTACCAGGGAGGAATCAATGGTGTCGACAGCCAGAACGATACTGACAGCAAAGAAGGAGCCAAGCTCTTTAAGCTGTTAGAGTCTGCTGCTGAACCTGATTTCCTAATGGCAGATATGAGTATGGAAGAGTTGAACTGTTTCAatagatataaagaaaagtTTGAG GCGGCCATGGAGAAAAAGATGGAAAAATCAGTTGCAAAAGCTCTGGAAGACGCTGGCTTAGGTGAAAGGGATGTCACTCCATTCATGAGGATTAGGCTTGTTGGACTGACGAGCTTAAGTTATGATGGACACCCAAATCCAAAAGAAGCCATTTTAACAATCTGGAATCCAACGGAGACACAG AGAACCGAGTTGACAGAGGGGAAAATATACGCAATGAAGGGGCTGGTACCAATGAACATAGATTCAGAAACACTGTACTTACATGCCAAAGGATCTAGCTCAAGATTGCAGCCTTTGTCTCCAAAAGCTTCTGAAAGATTTCA GCCCTTTTTCAACCCCCGTAAATCGATGTCATTGTTGGATCTTGGTGAAATTCCTCTTGGAAG TGAATTTGATATGGCGGCGTACGTTGTATATGTTGGAAATGCGTACACGGATGTTGACCAAAAGAAGCAGTGGGTGTTTGTTACAGATGGATCCTTACAATATTCAGATTCAGGGAAAATCGCAAACAGACTTCTCGCTATAAGCTTCAGAACATCATCCATGGATGACCTCCACAGCCCCCTCATTAGCCATAATCTTGTCGGATCTGTG GTAGGGTTCTGCAATCTAATAAAAAGAGCCAAGGATGTGGAAAACGATATGTGGGTTTGTGAGGCGATGGAGAATTCGGACTACTTCTTAAACGCAGATGCTCCTTGCCCTTCTCACCTTAAAACCAGCAGTGGCCATATCCAAATATGGGCTAACCTCTCTTTTTCTAAATCCGTCCGTTCTCtttctattatttattatataatcttttacCAAATGCATAGATGA
- the LOC106398396 gene encoding protein BREAST CANCER SUSCEPTIBILITY 2 homolog B-like isoform X2 → MSTWQLLPDSSGDGFRWDAGGRILQSGKSDSPATTAPPLPSMADLLLRGCSKLIEPEESKPTMFTTALGKSVALKDSSLSRAKSILSDSDDVALSRESGFGVPNSCFQTASNKKVNVSSAGMARAKALLGLEEEDEFSVFKHVNHRLPSSHQQQHGLRTPETFGAEHRSVTPGGHNVSGKRCEILSSSPKVPQTKFQTAGGRSLSVSVEALNRARSLLGDPELGPFFDDVDHFVTPQKDKWIGGDIAHESNKHTSNSFISPLQSSSKQFRSVKLEDVASGVNLIKKFDAAVDETHGNTPLASDKAVTNTMGTGFIPRSSQFGRQAHQPLVDITNRNDIAHANSNNRQESSQKKRLGKTVSVPPFKRPRTSSFKTPLMKNDQHPSNGFSVVSCDTQYSKRVLSTRTEERSPRIYIKDYFGMRPRATTKMAVPEHVRRIKSSNADKYAFGDVSSSSVVGAETFHQMLAESGASLQCASREWVTNHYRWIVWKLACYETYYPAKCRGNFLTITNVLQELRYRYEREVNHGHCSAIMRILSGDAPASSMMVLCISAINPETRETHGSDSGNNVKIELTDGWYSINAALDVMLRKQLNAGKLFIGQKLRILGAGLSGWSTPTSPLEAAISNTIYLLLHINGTYRAHWADRLGFCKEVGVPLALNCIKCNGGPVPKMLAGITRIYPILYKEKLGEKKSVVRSERMEWRMIELHNQRRSDLIEGLICEYQGGINGVDSQNDTDSKEGAKLFKLLESAAEPDFLMADMSMEELNCFNRYKEKFEAAMEKKMEKSVAKALEDAGLGERDVTPFMRIRLVGLTSLSYDGHPNPKEAILTIWNPTETQRTELTEGKIYAMKGLVPMNIDSETLYLHAKGSSSRLQPLSPKASERFQPFFNPRKSMSLLDLGEIPLGSEFDMAAYVVYVGNAYTDVDQKKQWVFVTDGSLQYSDSGKIANRLLAISFRTSSMDDLHSPLISHNLVGSVVGFCNLIKRAKDVENDMWVCEAMENSDYFLNADAPCPSHLKTSSGHIQIWANLSFSKSIIDQLRQRAILIVGAC, encoded by the exons ATGTCGACGTGGCAGCTATTACCCGATTCAAGCGGCGACGGTTTCCGGTGGGATGCAGGTGGCCGGATTCTTCAGTCTGGCAAATCCGATTCTCCGGCAACCACAGCTCCCCCTCTACCTTCCATGGCGGATCTCTTGCTCCGAG GATGCTCGAAACTTATAGAACCAGAGGAATCGAAGCCAACAATGTTCACGACTGCTCTGGGCAAATCTGTTGCTCTTAAAGACTCTTCGCTTTCCAGAGCCAAATCGATTTTATCAGATTCAG acgatgtcgctctctcCAGGGAGAGTGGGTTTGGTGTTCCCAACTCTTGTTTCCAGACTGCTTCTAACAAGAAGGTTAACGTGTCTTCTGCTGGTATGGCAAGAGCCAAGGCATTGTTAGgactagaagaagaagatgagtttAGTGTATTCAAACACGTGAACCACCGTTTGCCTTCTTCCCACCAGCAGCAACATGGGTTAAGGACTCCTGAGACGTTTGGTGCTGAGCATCGTTCTGTAACTCCAGGAGGACATAATGTATCTGGGAAAAGATGTGAAATTTTGAGTTCATCTCCAAAGGTTCCTcaaacaaagtttcaaactgCTGGTGGGAGATCATTGTCAGTGTCAGTCGAAGCCTTGAATCGTGCCAGAAGCCTTCTTGGGGACCCTGAGTTAGGGCCTTTCTTTGACGATGTTGATCACTTTGTTACACCCCAGAAAGATAAATGGATAGGTGGTGATATTGCTCATGAGAGCAACAAGCATACATCTAATAGTTTCATATCTCCTCTTCAATCTTCTTCAAAGCAATTCAGATCAGTCAAATTGGAGGACGTAGCTTCCGGGGTTAATTTGATCAAGAAATTTGATGCGGCTGTTGATGAGACACATGGTAACACGCCTTTAGCATCTGATAAGGCAGTTACTAATACCATGGGAACCGGTTTCATTCCAAGATCTTCACAATTTGGAAGGCAAGCTCACCAGCCACTTGTCGATATCACAAATCGCAATGATATAGCTCATGCTAACAGTAACAATAGACAAGAAAGTAGCCAAAAGAAAAGACTGGGAAAGACAGTCTCCGTTCCTCCTTTTAAAAGGCCGAGAACCTCCTCCTTTAAAACTCCTCTAATGAAAAATGACCAGCATCCTTCAAATG GTTTTTCTGTAGTATCTTGTGATACACAATATTCCAAAAGGGTGCTTTCTACAAGAACTGAAGAAAGGTCTCCAAGAATATATATCAAGGATTATTTTGGAATGCGTCCAAGAGCTACGACCAAG ATGGCTGTGCCAGAACATGTCAGACGAATCAAATCAAGTAATGCAGATAAATATGCATTTGGTGATGTCTCTTCTTCAAGTGTGGTGGGAGCTGAAACTTTTCATCAGATGTTGGCAGAATCTGGTGCTTCCTTACAATGTGCATCTAGAGA GTGGGTCACCAATCACTACAGGTGGATAGTTTGGAAACTCGCATGCTACGAGACATACTACCCAGCCAAATGCAGAGGAAACTTTCTGACGATCACCAATGTCCTCCAGGAACTAAGATATAG ATATGAGAGAGAGGTCAATCATGGTCACTGCTCTGCAATAATGAGGATTCTGAGTGGTGATGCTCCAGCTTCTTCAATGATGGTGCTCTGCATATCTGCTATTAATCCAGAGACTCGAGAAACACATGGTTCTGATAGTGGCAACAATGTGAAAATAGAACTCACTGATGGGTG GTACTCGATAAATGCTGCTCTGGATGTCATGCTGCGAAAACAGCTGAATGCTGGAAAATTGTTTATTGGGCAGAAGCTTCGG ATTCTTGGGGCAGGACTTTCTGGCTGGAGTACCCCAACATCACCTCTTGAG GCAGCGATTTCGAATACAATCTATTTGTTGTTGCATATTAATGGGACATACAGAGCTCACTGGGCGGACCGACTAGGATTCT gTAAAGAAGTTGGTGTCCCTCTGGCTCTCAACTGTATCAAGTGCAATGGGGGCCCTGTGCCTAAAATGTTAGCTGGAATTACACGAATATACCCTATCCTATACAAGGAAAA GTTAGGTGAAAAGAAGTCAGTAGTTCGATCAGAGAGGATGGAATGGAGAATGATCGAGCTGCATAACCAGAG GCGCTCAGATCTTATAGAGGGTCTTATATGTGAGTACCAGGGAGGAATCAATGGTGTCGACAGCCAGAACGATACTGACAGCAAAGAAGGAGCCAAGCTCTTTAAGCTGTTAGAGTCTGCTGCTGAACCTGATTTCCTAATGGCAGATATGAGTATGGAAGAGTTGAACTGTTTCAatagatataaagaaaagtTTGAG GCGGCCATGGAGAAAAAGATGGAAAAATCAGTTGCAAAAGCTCTGGAAGACGCTGGCTTAGGTGAAAGGGATGTCACTCCATTCATGAGGATTAGGCTTGTTGGACTGACGAGCTTAAGTTATGATGGACACCCAAATCCAAAAGAAGCCATTTTAACAATCTGGAATCCAACGGAGACACAG AGAACCGAGTTGACAGAGGGGAAAATATACGCAATGAAGGGGCTGGTACCAATGAACATAGATTCAGAAACACTGTACTTACATGCCAAAGGATCTAGCTCAAGATTGCAGCCTTTGTCTCCAAAAGCTTCTGAAAGATTTCA GCCCTTTTTCAACCCCCGTAAATCGATGTCATTGTTGGATCTTGGTGAAATTCCTCTTGGAAG TGAATTTGATATGGCGGCGTACGTTGTATATGTTGGAAATGCGTACACGGATGTTGACCAAAAGAAGCAGTGGGTGTTTGTTACAGATGGATCCTTACAATATTCAGATTCAGGGAAAATCGCAAACAGACTTCTCGCTATAAGCTTCAGAACATCATCCATGGATGACCTCCACAGCCCCCTCATTAGCCATAATCTTGTCGGATCTGTG GTAGGGTTCTGCAATCTAATAAAAAGAGCCAAGGATGTGGAAAACGATATGTGGGTTTGTGAGGCGATGGAGAATTCGGACTACTTCTTAAACGCAGATGCTCCTTGCCCTTCTCACCTTAAAACCAGCAGTGGCCATATCCAAATATGGGCTAACCTCTCTTTTTCTAAATCC atCATCGACCAACTTCGGCAGAGAGCTATACTTATTGTCGGTGCTTGTTAA